One Canis lupus dingo isolate Sandy chromosome 3, ASM325472v2, whole genome shotgun sequence DNA window includes the following coding sequences:
- the LOC112653862 gene encoding transcription factor BTF3-like produces the protein MKETITNQEKLAKLQAQVLIGGKGTAHQKKVVHKTATADDKKLQFSLKKLRVNNISGIEEVNMFTNQGTVIHFNNPKVQASLAANTFTVKGHAETKKLTEMLPSILNQLGADSLTSLRRLAEALPTQSVDGKAPLSTGGDDDDEVPDLVENFDEASKNEAN, from the coding sequence ATGAAAGAAACTATCACAAACCAGGAGAAACTCGCCAAACTGCAAGCACAAGTGCTCATTGGTGGGAAAGGAACTGCTCACCAAAAGAAGGTGGTTCATAAAACAGCTACAGCAGATGATAAAAAGCTTCAGTTTTCCTTAAAGAAGTTAAGGGTAAACAATATCTCTGGTATTGAAGAAGTGAATATGttcacaaaccaaggaacagtGATCCACTTTAACAACCCTAAAGTTCAGGCATCGCTGGCAGCTAACACTTTCACCGTTAAAGGCCATGCTGAGACAAAGAAGCTGACAGAAATGCTACCCAGTATCTTAAACCAGCTTGGTGCAGACAGTCTGACTAGTTTAAGAAGACTTGCTGAAGCTCTGCCCACACAATCTGTGGATGGAAAAGCACCACTTTCTACTGgaggagatgatgatgatgaagttcCAGATCTTGTGGAGAATTTTGATGAAGCTTCCAAGAATGAAGCAAACTGA